A genomic window from Plasmodium coatneyi strain Hackeri chromosome 13, complete sequence includes:
- a CDS encoding KIR protein: MPTTDGTLTEEELEEYLPSKRAYKELKEKEGKCSGGDDSIPEGMEGALREESGWKEYVKEFMKYWCYATQQGESTLSQDMRCGFLYYFTGDMIFSSLESDQLLQRTMNAICWKLKNLAGNDKFDIVCHPFNWNLFTFEKKVYDYYHDHVTMETEHESNKSPCNGALKDYVDAAKSAYDIMERQCKNIAPKNRAYCTKFSGKYSTHHPKELLKSKCGIMEEQESIAEITHRPSASFIEPKKGNTVPASTTSGGSVAASIIPSILGLIGLPTIALFLYKVKTITITVKTGKKKYKNII, encoded by the exons ATGCCTACTACCGACGGAACATTAACG GAGGAAGAATTGGAAGAATATTTACCTTCAAAGAGGGCGTACAAGGAACtcaaggaaaaggagggtaAGTGTAGTGGAGGTGATGATAGTATTCctgaaggaatggaaggtGCACTGCGAGAGGAATCCGGTTGGAAGGAATATGTTAAGGAGTTTATGAAATACTGGTGTTACGCAACCCAACAGGGAGAAAGCACCTTATCCCAAGATATGCGCTGTggttttttatattatttcactGGGGATATGATATTTAGCAGTTTGGAGAGTGATCAATTATTGCAGCGTACTATGAATGCGATCTGCTGGAAGCTGAAAAATTTGGCTGGTAATGATAAGTTTGACATTGTGTGCCACCCTTTTAATTGGAAccttttcacttttgaaaaaaaagtgtatgaTTATTATCATGATCATGTAACTATGGAAACAGAGCACGAGAGTAATAAATCTCCCTGCAATGGAGCATTAAAGGATTATGTGGACGCAGCTAAAAGTGCATATGACATTATGGAGCGTCAATGTAAGAACATTGCTCCTAAGAACCGTGCATACTGTACCAAATTTAGCGGCAAATACAGTACGCACCACCCTAAGGAACTCCTGAAATCAAAGTGCGGAATAATGGAAGAGCAGGAATCTATAGCTGAAATAACACATCGTCCTTCAGCTTCCTTCATTGaaccaaaaaaggggaacacagTACCTGCATCAACCACTTCTGGTGGTAGTGTTGCCGCCTCTATTATCCCTTCCATCCTAGGATTAATAGGTCTTCCTACAATCGCAttattcttatataaggtaaaaacaATTACAATTACAGTTAaaactgggaaaaaaaaatataagaacataatataa
- a CDS encoding KIR protein → MLKKSFLDQWLPSKKDFYNEFEDHTNRCYKINAHSSMDKIEGVLHSDNSTQKYAERSVRAWCDACGKREKSTTQDDDSPCRFLYYWIGEKVFTEGGGSSWAEIMGIIYSKLRSVPGEKKCKIIYPDIDQTTFGHMKMLYDYYKDYETIDAYLKLNDYYCDQGCKDYFSNLKASYDYMYRKLSDDRESPYCDDFLQMYPYGVQSFTFLVS, encoded by the exons atgctaaaG aAGAGTTTTTTGGACCAATGGCTTCCCTCGAAGAAGGATTTTTATAATGAATTTGAGGACCACACAAATCGCTGCTATAAAATAAACGCTCATAGTTCTATGGATAAGATAGAAGGCGTGTTACATAGTGATAATAGTACTCAGAAATATGCCGAGCGGAGTGTGAGAGCTTGGTGTGACGCATGCggaaagagggaaaaaagcacTACACAGGACGATGATTCACCCTGCcgctttttatattattggataggagaGAAGGTATTTACCGAAGGGGGAGGTAGTTCCTGGGCAGAAATCATGGGGATCATTTATAGTAAGCTTAGGAGTGTACCTGGAGAGAAGAAGTGTAAAATTATTTACCCTGACATTGACCAAACTACCTTTGGACATATGAAGATGTTATATGATTACTATAAAGACTACGAAACCATAGACGCATATTTAAAACTCAATGACTATTACTGTGATCAGGGATGTAAGGATTACTTTTCTAACCTTAAAGCATCCTATGATTATATGTATAGAAAATTAAGTGATGACAGGGAGAGTCCATATTGTGATGACTTCCTACAAATGTATCCTTACGGTG TacaatcttttaccttcttggtttcGTAA